The Podospora bellae-mahoneyi strain CBS 112042 chromosome 7, whole genome shotgun sequence genome includes a window with the following:
- a CDS encoding hypothetical protein (COG:C; EggNog:ENOG503NWAG): protein MVKAVVAGASGGIGQPLSLLLSLSPLVDELALYDVVNTPGVAADLSHISSKAKTTGYLPANDGAKAAFKDADIIVIPAGIPRKPGMTRDDLFNINAGIVKGLIEVAAEVAPKAFILVISNPVNSTVPISAEVLKSKGVFNAQRLFGVTTLDIVRAETFVAEIVGKANPQELTVPVIGGHSGETIVPLFSKVTPSVTIPDDKYDALVNRVQFGGDEVVKAKDGAGSATLSMAYAGYRFAEKLLKAAAGAKGLVEPSYVYLPGVPGGKEIAEKTGVDFFSVPIELGPNGAEKAIDILGDITEKEKALLAAAVSGLKGNISKGVTFAHNPPQK from the exons ATGGTCAAGGCCG TGGTTGCTGGTGCCTCTGGCGGTATTGGTCAA CCGCTCTCCCTTCTTCTGAGCCTCTCCCCGCTCGTTGACGAGCTCGCCCTGTACGATGTTGTGAACACTCCCGGTGTCGCTGCCGACTTGTCCCACATCTCCTCCAAGGCG AAAACCACCGGCTACCTTCCCGCCAATGACGGCGCCAAGGCCGCCTTCAAGGATGCCGACATCATTGTCATCCCCGCTGGCATTCCCC GCAAGCCCGGCATGACCCGTGACGatctcttcaacatcaacgcTGGTATCGTCAAGGGCCTCATCGAGGTTGCCGCCGAGGTCGCCCCCAAGGCTTTCATCCTTGTCATCTCCAACCCCGTCAACTCTACTGTCCCCATCTCCGCCGAGGTCCTTAAGTCCAAGGGTGTCTTCAACGCCCAGCGCCTCTTTGGtgtcaccaccctcgacatCGTCCGCGCCGAGACCTTCGTTGCTGAGATCGTCGGCAAGGCCAACCCTCAAGAGCTTACCGTACCCGTCATTGGTGGTCACTCCGGCGAGACCATCGTCCCTCTCTTCAGCAAGGTCACTCCTTCCGTCACCATCCCGGATGACAAGTACGATGCTCTTGTCAACCGCGTCCAgttcggtggtgatgaggtcgtcaaggccaaggatggTGCCGGTTCTGCCACCCTCTCCATGGCCTATGCCGGTTACAG ATTCGCTGAGAAGCTCctgaaggctgctgctggtgccaAGGGCCTCGTTGAGCCCAGCTACGTCTACCTCCCCGGTGTCCCCGGCGGTAAGGAGATTGCCGAGAAGACTGGTGTCGACTTCTTCTCCGTCCCCATTGAGCTCGGC CCCAACGGTGCCGAGAAGGCTATTGACATCCTTGGCGACATcaccgagaaggagaaggccctCCTCGCGGCCGCCGTGTCTGGTCTCAAGGGCAACATCTCAAAGGGTGTCACCTTTGcccacaaccctccccagaagtaa